From the genome of Uranotaenia lowii strain MFRU-FL chromosome 1, ASM2978415v1, whole genome shotgun sequence, one region includes:
- the LOC129738799 gene encoding S-phase kinase-associated protein 1-like, whose amino-acid sequence MPNIKLQSSDGEVFDTDVQIAKCSGTIKTMLEDLGMDEGEDEVVPLPNVNSAILRKVLQWATYHKDDPAPAEDDENKEKRTDDISSWDADFLKVDQGTLFELILAANYLDIKGLLDVTCKTVANMIKGKTPEEIRKTFNIKNDFTPAEEEQVRKENEWCEEK is encoded by the coding sequence ATGCCGAACATCAAATTGCAATCTTCCGACGGTGAAGTTTTCGACACGGATGTTCAAATTGCGAAATGTTCCGGAACCATCAAAACCATGCTTGAGGATTTGGGCATGGACGAGGGAGAGGATGAAGTGGTGCCGCTCCCGAATGTGAACTCGGCAATCCTCCGGAAGGTGCTCCAGTGGGCCACCTACCACAAGGATGACCCCGCACCGGCCGAAGACGACGAAAACAAAGAAAAGCGAACCGATGACATCAGTTCCTGGGACGCCGATTTCCTGAAAGTTGATCAGGGAACTTTGTTCGAACTTATTCTGGCGGCAAATTATTTGGACATCAAGGGCCTCCTGGACGTTACTTGCAAAACGGTGGCTAACATGATCAAGGGCAAAACTCCAGAAGAAATCCGGAAGACGTTCAACATCAAGAATGATTTCACACCAGCCGAGGAGGAGCAAGTGCGCAAGGAGAACGAATGGTGTGAGGAGAagtaa